The Lycium barbarum isolate Lr01 chromosome 9, ASM1917538v2, whole genome shotgun sequence genome has a segment encoding these proteins:
- the LOC132609200 gene encoding uncharacterized protein LOC132609200: protein MFSKMLIIGGRKVFFFQLPYRETLLLRHNLDVMHIERNVSDNIVSTIMNIVGKTKDTLKSRYDLVDLGIRQGLHPIKDGNNILLPTTCYALSPQEKLKVCNFLANFKVPDAFSSNISRCVNIQDKKIHGLKCHDHHVLSQEIFPVAILGLLPKEVSEPIIELGLIFKNLCSKCLTIEDLDILEAQIAITLCKFEIVFPPAFIDVMVHLPMHLVREAKLGRPVQYRWMYPFERYLRILKSYVRNLAGPEGSIAEGYLAEECLTFCSRYLKNISTKFNRPSRNDDESVSNGEMSIFKDSGRPKGGSDIAELSRHEFKQLGMYVLQNCEEVWPFIEEHKRGIERQSSMGNESHTDDLPDWFCARILQLSLQGHVSDDLLSLAVGPGPVVHRYSALMVNGFRFQTKELESRRKTQNCGVLVRGDDSDSKQEYYVIVEDIYELSYRENRKVYLFRCHWWDVAHLGKRYKIDKYGFTSVNTRCALRTDEPFVLASQSEQVFYLNDMIEKEWLVIVKTNPRNLYNMPENNDSCIEVEDEVLLNGEAYQQEEFEFNMLHTDDQEIDIVVSLHRGNVEPQSINYNRK from the exons ATGTTCTCAAAGATGCTTATAATTGGAGGaagaaaagtatttttttttcaattgccTTATCGGGAGACTCTTTTGTTACGACATAACCTTGATGTGATGCATATAGAAAGAAATGTATCCGACAACATTGTATCAACTATTATGAATATAGTTGGGAAGACAAAGGACACATTAAAAAGTAGATATGATTTGGTGGACCTTGGCATCAGGCAAGGGTTACATCCAATTAAGGATGGGAATAATATTTTGTTGCCGACAACATGTTATGCATTGTCCCCGCAAGAGAAGTTGAAGGTATGCAACTTCTTAGCCAATTTTAAGGTTCCTGATGCCTTTTCATCTAACATTTCAAGGTGTGTCAACATCCAGGATAAAAAGATACATGGATTAAAATGTCATGATCACCATGTATTGTCACAAGAAATTTTTCCAGTAGCAATACTTGGTTTGCTACCTAAGGAAGTGTCTGAACCAATTATAGAGTTGGGCCTAATTTTCAAGAATTTGTGCTCTAAGTGCCTGACAATTGAAGATCTTGATATCCTAGAGGCTCAAATTGCTATCACATTGTGCAAATTTGAAATTGTTTTTCCTCCGGCGTTCATTGATGTCATGGTTCATTTGCCAATGCACTTGGTAAGAGAGGCAAAGCTTGGTAGACCAGTTCAATATCGATGGATGTATCCTTTTGAAAG GTATTTACGGATACTTAAGTCATATGTTCGCAACTTAGCTGGTCCTGAAGGTTCTATTGCAGAAGGTTATTTGGCAGAAGAATGTCTCACATTTTGCTCACGATACTTAAAGAATATCTCAACTAAATTCAATAGACCTTCTAGGAATGATGATGAATCTGTGTCAAATGGTGAGATGTCTATATTTAAAGATAGTGGGCGACCAAAAGGTGGTTCAGATATCGCTGAATTATCTCGTCATGAGTTCAAACAACTAGGCATGTATGTGCTTCAAAATTGTGAAGAGGTTTGGCCATTCATAGA GGAGCACAAAAGAGGGATTGAAAGACAAAGTTCAATGGGAAATGAAAGCCATACTGATGATTTACCCGATTGGTTTTGTGCACGT ATCCTTCAACTATCACTACAAGGACATGTAAGTGATGACCTTTTAAGCTTAGCAGTTGGTCCAGGACCAGTGGTGCATCGTTACTCTGCATTGATGGTGAATGGATTTAGATTCCAAACAAAAGAGCTTGAGTCGAGAAGGAAAACGCAGAATTGTGGAGTTCTTGTGAGAGGAGATGATTCAGACTCTAAACAGGAGTATTATGTCATAGTAGAGGACATTTACGAGTTGTCTTATAGGGAAAATAGGAAAGTTTACCTCTTCAGGTGTCATTGGTGGGATGTGGCTCACTTAGGAAAAAGATATAAGATTGACAAATACGGTTTCACAAGTGTGAACACTCGTTGTGCCTTGCGTACAGATGAGCCATTTGTATTGGCATCTCAGTCTGAACAAGTCTTCTACTTGAATGATATGATTGAAAAAGAGTGGCTTGTCATTGTAAAAACAAATCCTCGCAACCTTTATAATATGCCTGAAAATAATGATAGTTGTATAGAGGTTGAAGATGAAGTGTTACTGAATGGAGAAGCTTATCAACAGGAGGAATTTGAATTTAATATGTTGCATACTGATGATCAAGAAATTGATATCGTGGTGTCTTTACATAGGGGTAATGTTGAACCACAAAGCATTAATTATAATCGCAAGTGA